In Thermodesulfatator atlanticus DSM 21156, the sequence GGGCCAGTAAAAAGATGGGTTTATATCCTTCAAATTTTGAAGAAGACATCTATTCTTTTATGCGCCAAAGGGGAATCCCTGATTCATCGCGGATTTGAATGGCCCCTTCTTCACTCTTGATGGCAATGGGAAACAAGAGCGAGCCTTTTTTGATGGCGATTATTCTTACCCGGTCGCCTTTTTTCAGCCTGAAACCTGCTTTCTTCCAGTACCAGTAAGGCCCCAAGCGTACGCGATAAATCTTATCTTCTTCTGCATGTATGATGGCTATGGGATGGCGAATTTCAACGACCACACCGGTAATGATTAAGCGTTCCCGGTGATAATTAGCTCCTTTTTGAGCGCAGATTATGCCAGGGAAACAAAAATTTAAGACCAGTATCCCTAAGATTATTTGGTTGAATCTTTTCATGGCACTTTATTTTATAGCAGATTTTATACCAATTTTTAAATCTTTACCCACGACTTATTAATGGGAGCATGTTTTATCCGACAAGGTGTCATCACGAGGCGACTTGTACGCCCGCGCGGTCTCTCCCACACCCGTCATCACGAGGCGACGTAGTCGCCTAAGTGAGCCCTGTCCCGAACACAGTGAGGGATCTAGATTGCTTCGGTCGCTTACGCTCCCTCGCAATGACAGAAAAAGAGGCCCCTCGCAAGGACCGCTAAAGCCTCATCGCGAGGAGGCCTGTTAAGGCCGACGAAGCGATCTCTCTACCGAACACAGCAGTGAGAAGCAATCTCAGGAGATAGGCCATGTTTAGCTTAAGTTGTATCAGACAATCGACGACTTTGTCTTTCCATCGGGCAATTTTGTCTGCCAGATAACCTTAGACTCCATTTGGAGGAGTTGTAGAGGCGAGGTATGCCTCGACCCTACCATATTTGCTACTGCCACAAGCTTGGCATGGGCATTGCTTATTAAACTTTAACGAAAACGTTTGAGGAGGTAGCCAATGAACAAGTTCAAAAAAATAGCGCTTTTTTTCCTTCCACTTCTTTTTTTAATTGGCATGACCAGTTGCACCACTACCCAACAATCAGCTTCTTACCAGGGAGCAAGTCTTGGAGCCGCGGTTGGTGCTGTAGCTGGAGCCCTTCTGGATGATGGAAATCCCTGGCGTGGTGCTGTTATCGGAGGAACCATGGGCGCAGTTCTGGGAGGAGGCCTTGCGGAGTTGAGCAGTGAAGCTTCCGCTAGCGCAGCCACTACAGGTCAGCCAGTGGTTTATAGACAGGGGAACACCGTGGTTGAGGCTACGCCCCTTAACTACAACCAGCAAACCAAGTGTCATAAAGTGCGTAAGCGCATTTGGCAAAATGGCCAGTTGGTTCAGGACCACGTGGAAGAGGTTTGTGAGGCTCAAAAGGTAACAAATTCCTACTTTTAGATAAGCTTTCGTGTTAACCGGCCCGTTTATTTGTTAGGCCCGCCCTTGCGGCGGGCCTTTTCTCTGCTTACCCTTGATTACAAATGTCTGTTGCGGATTTTTTGGCTTATTTGAAAAACGAAAAACGTGTGTCTCAGCACACCTTTCGTGCGTATGAGGCTGATTTGCGCCAGCTTGCGGCACACCTGGGGAAAGATCCTGCCCAGGCATCCCTGGCTGAAGTGCGCCTATACCTTGCCAAGCTTGCCAAAGAGTTAGACCGGGTAAGCCTTGCCCGCAAAATTTCTGCCTTTAAAACGTATTTTCGCTTCCTCAAAAAACGTGGCGAGTTAAAAGACGAAAGGCTTCTTTTTTTAAAAGGTCCCAAAACCCCGCGCAAGCTCCCCCATGTCTTAAACGTTGATGAAAGTTTCGCCCTGGTTTCTTTTCCCAAGGGGGCTAGCTTTTTGGCGGTAAGAGACCGAGCTATCCTTGAAATTCTTTATGGAGGAGGGTTGCGGGTCTCTGAGCTTTGTGCCCTGAGCCTTGACGATATTTTGATGGATTTGCAGGTCTTGCGTGTTAAAGGTAAGGGGAACAAAGAAAGACTTGCCCCTTTTGGTAGCAAAGCCAAAGAAGCCCTTGAGCAATACCTTTCTGCGCGGGAGGATTTTTTGCGTAAGAAGAAAAAAGAAACCAGACATCTTTTTTTAAACATAAGGGGTGAGCCTCTTACCACGCGTAGTGTCCACCGGATTGTAAAGAAATATGCTTTGATGTTAGGGCTTGTGGAAGTATCGCCTCATACTTTGCGCCATTCTTTTGCTACTCATTTGTTAGAAGCTGGGGCGGATTTGCGCGTTATCCAGGAAATGCTGGGGCATGCGCGTTTGGCCACCACCCAACGTTACACGCATCTTGATTTTTCTCGCTTGGCAAACATTTATGATAAGGCACACCCACGAGCCAAAAAGCAAGACTAAGGAGAAGGCAATGAAAGGAACGACCATAATCGCAATCAAAAAAGACGGAAAAGTCGTTGTGGCGGGAGACGGGCAGGTTTCCCTGGGTGATACGGTGATTAAACAAAAGGCCCGTAAAGTGCGCAGGCTTTACCACGGAAAGGTGGTGGTAGGTTTTGCAGGGGCTACTGCTGACGCCCTGACTCTTTTTGAACGCTTAGAAAAAAAGCTAGAAGAATATGGCGGCCAGCTTGTACGGGCAGTGGTAGAATTAGCCAAAGATTGGCGTACAGAAAGAACACTAAGGCGCCTTGAGGCCATGTTGATAGCCTGTGACAAAAACCATATGTTTTTGCTCTCCGGGGCAGGAGATGTTATGGAGCCAGACGACCAGGTGCTTGCGATAGGCTCTGGTGGGACCATGGCCCTTGCGGCGGCTAAGGCCCTTTTGAAGCACACTTCGCTTTCGGCCAGAGAAATCGCGCTTGAAGCTATGCAAATTGCTGCTTCTATTTGCGTTTACACTAACGACCAGATAGTTGTTGAGGAGCTGTAGGAGGAGACCATGAAAAAAGACATGAAAGAACTTACGCCACGTCAAATCGTAGCAGAACTTGACAAATACATCATTGGCCAGGACAAGGCTAAAAAGGCTGTGGCTATTGCCTTACGTAACCGTTGGCGGCGCCAGCAAGTTCCTCCGCCACTTTCAGAAGAAATTTATCCCAAAAACATCATCCTTATCGGACCCACTGGAGTGGGAAAAACAGAGATTGCCAGAAGGCTGGCCAAGCTTTCCAACTCGCCTTTTCTCAAAATAGAAGCCACCAAGTTTACCGAGGTGGGCTATGTGGGCCGCGATGTTGAGTCCATGATTCGTGACCTGGTCCATATTGCGGTGGAAATGGTCCGAGAAGAAGAACAAAAGCGCGTGCAGGAAAAGGCCGCTTATCTTGCGGAAGAACGCATCCTTGATCTGCTGCTACCTTCAACTCCAGAAACTGAAAGAGAGGCTTTTTCCTCTACCCGTGAGAAGTTTAGAGAAAAATTGCGTCGTGGAGAGCTTGACGACAAGTACGTTGAAATTGAGCTTGCCGGCAAACCTACCCCTATGGTGGAAGTCTTTGCCGCCACAGGACTTGAAGATTTAGAACAACAGCTGCGCGATATGATGGGAAGTCTTTTCCCCAAACGACCTAAACGTAAACGCATGAAGGTTAAGGAAGCCCTTGAGCTTTTAAAACAAGAGGAAGCTAACAAACTGGTTGATATGGACAAGGTGACTAAAGAGGCTATCAGGCGTGTTGAAACAAGTGGCATCATTTTTATCGACGAGATTGACAAGATTGCCGCGCGCGCTGGGGCTGGAAGCTCTCCTGATGTTTCGCGCGAAGGGGTCCAACGGGACCTTCTTCCTATTGTGGAAGGCACTACGGTGAACACCCGTTATGGCATGGTGCGCACGGATCATATTCTTTTTATTGCAAGCGGGGCCTTCCACGTGGCCAAACCCTCAGACCTGATTCCCGAGCTCCAGGGGCGCTTCCCCATTAGGGTTGAGCTTGATCCCCTTACGGAAGAAGACTTTGTGCGTATTCTCACAGAGCCAGAAAACGCCCTGGTGAAACAATACAAGGCCTTGCTTGAAACCGAAGGTGTAACTCTTGAATTCACCCCTGAGGGAATAAACGAGATTGCTCGCATTGCCTTTGAGGTTAACGAACGTACGGAAAATATTGGCGCGCGAAGGCTTTATACGGTTATGGAAAAGCTTTTAGAAGATATTTCCTTCGAAGCGCCAGATGTTGCACCTACAAAAGTTGTTATCACTGCTGAATACGTGCGCGAAAAACTTGTTGACATTGCTAAAGACTTAGATCTTAGCCGTTTCATCCTGTAATTTATGTGGCCAAGGCTTTACCCTCACCCTGAAAACCTTCCACGGCTTCTTTTTGCAGATAGGGATGGTCGGATTTATGACCATCCCTATCTTTTGGCCATGGGGCTTTCAGGTTACGACGTGGTGCTCCCCCAAAAAGAAGACTTTATCCCTTTGCCCATAGGGAGCGCCCTTTATGTTTTGCCTGATCGGCATCCCGTAGGCTTTGATCCTGAAAGGGAAGTACCTGTAGTTTTAAGGGAAAATCCCTTTGCGCCTCAAGAGCCAGCCTTTGCTGTAGCAGGCTATCTGGCTCCTGCCCATACCCAGCTTTATTTGGCCCCTTATGTAGAGGCAAGGCCTGATCTTCCACCTCTTCCGCTATTTTCTTATGCCTCAGTGGGATGGCATAAGGGACGTTTTTGGGCTGCAGCTTTTCGATCAGATTTCGACCATCGCCAGGAAGTACGTTTTTTTGACGAGGCCCGCATTGCCAGGGCGGCTCAAGAAATGCTTAAGCGCTTTGCTGAGAATCGTTTTGTGCGGCATTTGGTGGAAAATTGCGTAAAGAGATACCGCTGCCCTGCTGCACGCAACTTTGTTTTAAAACGTTTTGAGGCACCAGCGCCCTGCTCTCCGTCTTGTAATGCTCGTTGTCTTGGTTGTTTGTCAGCCCAACCGCAAGATGGCCCTCACATTGCTCAGGAACGCATTGCTTTTGTGCCAAAGGCCGAAGAAATTGCCGAAGCCTTGGTTCCCCATCTAAAAGGAGCCAAAAGAGCCATGGTGTCATTTGGTCAGGGCTGTGAAGGGGAGCCCCTTCTTCAGGCAAAACTTATCGAAAAAGCTATAAAACTTTTGCGGGCAGGCACTTCCAGGGGAACCATAAATCTCAATACCAATGCCAGTCTTCCAGAAGAAATAGGCCGTTTAAGGCGGGCTGGGCTTGATAGTATCAGGGTGAGTTTATCAAGTGCACGGGATTTTTATTACCACGCGTACTTTAATCCAAGGGGATATAACTTTTCTCAGGTTAAAGAAAGCATAAAGCAGATGAAAAAAATGGGAGGGTTTGTTTCTCTTAATCTCTTTGTTTTTCCCGGGCTTACCGATGAGCAGGATGAGTTCGAAGCCCTTTGTGAAGTGGTGTCTTTAGGAGTTGATTTTATTCAGTTGCGCAATCATGCCATTGATCCGATTTGGTATTTAAAGAAAATTGGGTTTAAATCTACGGGGAAATGTTTAGGGATAAAAAATTTAGTAAAAAAACTGAGCCGGGCCTTTCCTCGGCTTTGTTTTGGCTATTTCAATCCACCCTTACGCTAAGCATTTTTCTGCTTGCAGGTATCAGCTTTTTGCCTAGAATTTGCTTGGCTCTTGAGCGTTTTGAATGGAGCCCAGACCAAACGGTAGTGGGGGAGCTTAAGTCTCACGTAGTGGGCGAAAAAGATACCCTTCTTGATATCGCTCGCTGGTACGATCTGGGTTATAACCAGATCAGTCTTGCAAACCCAAAGATAGATCCCTGGATCCCCCCTAAAGGGAAAAAAGTCTTGATCCCCAGTGAGTATGTTTTGCCGAGCATAAAAAGTGGTCTGGTGGTGAACCTTGCGGAAATGCGCCTTTATTTTTTTCGCAACGAAGGCGGCAAAAATGTCGTTTACACGGCCCCTATTGGTGTTGGTGTGGATGGCAAGCTGACAGACCTTGGTGTTTATACCATTATCCGTAAAAGAAAAAACCCTGCCTGGCATGTTCCCAAATCAATAAAAGAAGAAGAGCCGGATCTTCCCGATGTTGTTCCCCCAGGGCCTGATAATCCTCTTGGCACGCGGGCCCTTTATCTTTCAAGGGGTGCTTATATGATCCACGGGACGAACAAACCGTGGGGCATAGGACGCAGGGTGAGTCACGGATGCATGAGGCTTTATCCCGAGGACATAGAGGCTTTATATCCGTTGGTGCCCGTAGGGACACCTGTTTTTATTATTTATGAGCCTTTTAAGTTAGGCATAAAAGACGGCAAAATTTATCTTCAAGCCTTTCCTGATTTTGAAAATAAAGTGCCTTCACCCTTTGAAGAAATTATGCGTCTTGCAAACAAGTTAAAAGAAAATAAAAGGGCCAAGGTAATCCTTTACTGGGCAGACGTTAGACAAGTTTTAGAAAAAAAGGACGGCATCCCCTATCTCGTGGGAGAAATAAAAGAGATAAGGGATGCCCTAGCAAACAGATAAATTTATTTGGTTAGGCTTTTTTCAAAAACACGTTCGATTTTGGTGGCAGCAGTATCTGCCTTAGCAGCGGCTTGAGCTGCGCGGTTAGCAGCTGCATCAGCGCGCTGGGCCGCCATGGTAGCGGTTTGAGCAGCAGCTTCAGCACGTTGAGCTGCAGCTTCAATACGAGCAAGGGTTTCTTGAAGGTTCTGGCATTGAGCAGCCGCAGCTTTAGCTTCCTGAGCAGCCTGGATAGCTTCCTGCATCAAAGCCTTGTCTTCTTGTTTAGGGCAAGTGTTGCAGCCAATGGGAACCAAAAGAAGTGTAGCAAGGCCTGCCATTCCTAACCATTTTTTGACGCGTTTCATAAAAACCTCCTCTTTGCGTAGTTATTAATTTACTCATTATTTATACGGATAAAGGGAAAACTTTGCAAGGCAAAATAATATTTTTGTCAAAAATAATAGATATTTTAGGAAAAATTAGTACTGCTATATAATAATACAAAAAATGTTTTTCAAAGAGAAACCTAAAAGTTGAGGTTTTTGCTCAACGCAAATTATCACTAAGAACAGAGATAAGTCACATTCAAATTGAGAAGGTCTTTTCTAGGATTGTTTCCATTTCCGGAACTAAAATGGAAACGGATCCCTTGCAGTTGGGCTTGCAATACTGATTTCTACAATTTTGCAAAGATCTCGATTTGAATGCAAGGCATGAAGTGCCGAAGCGGTCTTAAGGGAAGTAACAACGAGATTGTGCGAGCATACAGATCATATCTAGATGAAGACGGGGTTCATATTTTTTTATCAATGATTAGTCCTCGGTGGAAAAGAGTCCCTTCATTTATTTTTTGATAAGCTTTAATCCCGTTTTCCCAAAAAAGTGTAAAGGTAGGCGGTGGAAGGGCTTTTTTGAAATGTTTTTGCTGGGTAAAAGGCTTCCTTTCGGTAATTTTAACTAGTTCTGCCTTCTTGACAGGATAGTTTTCTAGCTTTGTAGGAAAAATATACAATTTTCAAGCTCCCCTCATTCCCTGCCCGAAAAGAGATATAGAGAGAGGTTGTAAGCCATGAACATTCACTTTCGTCAAATACATAATGTTTTAAAGACGTATAATCGTCAAGCAGGGAAGAAAATTTCCTGGCAACGGCCAGGTCTCTCAAATGACAAGGTTTCTATATCCGAAGAAGGGAAAAATATGCTTTCCCGCCTGGCGCGACGTTTAAATCAGGAAAAAGCACAGGATCTTGAGATCCCTGAAAAAAAATTTAAGTTTAAAGTCTTAGATGTCGAAAAAGGTGAAGAGAAGATAGAAGAAATATCAGAAGAAGAACAATCGCGGCTTTTAGAAAGGGTCGTCGCCAAAATAATGCAGGCGAAAGGAGTTGATAAAAAATGAAAATAGAAAATCTTTACCAGAAATTTAACGTCCAAACCGAACAAGTTAAACAAGCCCAAGGCGAGATACAAAAGGCCGCTGTTGAAAACAAAAAACCTCCTGTACAGCAGGACCGTGTGGAGCTTTCTCAAACAGCGAAAGACATTCAAAAAGTAGAGAAGGCCCTCAAGGCTACCCCTGATGTGCGAACCGAAAAGATTCGTGCCATTAAAGAACAAATCGAAGCGGGTACGTATCAGGTAGATTCCAAGAAGATAGCTAATGCCATGTTAACTGACCTTATCAAAGATATGGGCTAATCAGATTAAAAACCATCCCCCTCCTAATTTTTGGGGAGGCTAAAGGCCTCCCCTTTTTCTTTTCTCTTGTGATTTTTAAAGATTTGTCTTATTAATGTGAGCATTAAAAGTTCGACGTTGTTAGGGATCCGTTCCTTTTTCTTGGAACAAAAAACGGGAACGGATCCCGAAGAGGAATGTTGACTAGATGCTCCCATTGATAATTTCGAAGAAAAAGCCTTCGGGAGGCTTTTATGGCTAAGAAGCGGGTGCATGTTTATATATCTGGGCGTGTTCAAGGGGTGTGGTTTAGAGCCTATACCAAAGAAGAAGCTGATAAGCTCGGGGTGAAAGGCTGGGTGCGAAATTTGCCTGATGGAAGGGTAGAGGCTGTTTTCGAAGGAGATGAAGAAGCGGTTGATGCCATGGTAAGGTGGTGCCACAAAGGTTCTCCTCATGCCAGGGTTGAGAAAGTAGAAGTAATCGAAGAGCCTTATACCGGTGAGTTTACTGATTTCGAGATTCGTTATTAAAGATGATTAATACCGAGAGATTAAAGACTTTTTTTCTTGAATTAGCCAGCATTGAAAGCCCTTCTCGTAAGGAAGGCCGGCTTGCACGCTATCTCAAGGAAAAATTCGAAAGCCTAGGTGCTAAGTGTCTTTTTGACAATTCTTCAACAAAAACCGGCTCTGAAGTAGATAATCTTTTTGTGAAAATCAATCCTTCTAGGCGGCCTTTGCTTTTTTTTGCTGCTCATATGGACACAGTTGAGCCATGCTCTTCGCCAAAGATCATTTTCGAGAATAACGTTTTTAGAACTGACGGTAGAACTATTCTTGGTGCTGACGATAAGAGTGCCATAGCCATTTTGCTTGAGATCGCCCATATTTTGAAAGAAAAGGGCCTTGATATTCCTGTGGAGTTTGTTTTCACCACTTGCGAAGAAATAGGTTTGCTTGGAGCAAAGTATCTTGATTACTCTTTGCTTAACGCACCTTTTGGCTATGCCCTTGATAGCGAAGATCCTGAAGACTTGATTAACAAGGCTCCAGAAGCAATTCGCTTCAAGATAAAAGTGCTTGGCAAGGCAGCACATGCCGGGATTAATCCTGAGGCTGGGATAAATGCTATTAAACTCGCAGCACAAGCCCTTGTAGGCATAAATCTGGGAAGGATTGATCCAGAGACTACAGCAAACATAGGTCTTATTAAAGGTGGTCAAGCCACCAATATCGTCCCTGAAGAAGTTGTTTTGGAAGGCGAAGTAAGAAGCCATAGCCATGAAAAGCTTGAAAAGCAATGGAAGCATATACTTAGCAATTTTCAACAAGTAGAAGAAAATTACCCTAAAATGGAACAAGATAGGCCGCGTATCCAATATGAAAAAAGGCAAGATTATCCATTAATGTCAGTGCCTAAAGAGCATCAAGCGATTAAGCTTGCAATGGAAGCAGCTCAAAAAATATCGCACCATTTGCGTCTTACTATTACTGGTGGTGGTTCAGACGCAAATATTTTTAACGCTCAAGGCTTTCCATGTGTTATCCTGGGTACAGGAATGAGAAAAGTCCATTCTACTGAAGAATATCTGCCTTTTGATGATTTTATGAAGGCTTGTCGTTTGAGTCTTGAGATTCTTTTAACCGCGGCAAGACAATCCTAGCCCTTGCTCCCCCTCCTTCTTTATTTTCAAGTAACAGTTCTCCTCCGTGAAATAGTACTATTTGTTTGCTTACCGCAAGACCCAGTCCTGTACCATTTGGTTTAGTAGAATAAAAGGGTCGAAAAAGATCTTTGATTTTTTCTTCAGGGATACCAGGCCCTGAGTCTTCGATCCATATTTCAACATTACCGTTTTGAGATAAAGTTTTTATGGTAATTTTTCCTTTTTCAGGAGTGGCTTCGCAGGCATTATTCAACAGATTCCACAGGACTTGTTTTATCTTTTCTGGGTCTGCAGCAATCTTTAAGGGTTCATTAGATAGTTTTAATTCTAATTTTTGTTTTTTAGCTTGGAATTGAGTTTTAGCAACTTCAACGACTTCTGTTATTATTTGGTTTACATCTATTATTTTTCGGACGATTTCTATCTTTTTAGTTCTAGAAAGCATGTTTTGTAAAATTTTTTCGAGCCGTATAGTTTCTTTCAATACGAGCTCTGCTCGTTTTTCTAGTATTTGATTGTCTTTGGTCAGCTCTGTTAATATTTCAGCTGCCAGTTTTAAGCTAGTGAGTGGATTTTTTATTTCGTGTGCAATGCTTGCTACTAGTTGTGCTGCTGTTGATAGCCTTTCCGCTTCAATTAGTCGTTGCTGGTAGTCTCTTACTTCTTTTGACATTTCATTAAGAGCTCTTGCTAGTGTTTTTACTTCTGGTGGTCCTTTTTCTTTAATTTTGATAGACCAATTTCCTTTTCCTATTTGTTTTGTATTTTCGACTAAATCTTCTAGAGGCTGTGTTATGGATCTGCTGAGGAGCCAACTAACTACGAGCATAAACATAAGGCCAGCAAAGGAAGTATAAATAAGACCTGTAATTAAGCTGCGTTGGATTTTTTCTTCAGTAATAGCAGGCAGTAGTAAGCCAAAATATGTTGAAATTTCAGGAGAGAGGTTGGCTTTGAAAATAATAAATCTATATTTCATGCCATGGAGTTGAAGTTTTTTTATTATAGGGCCCGTGGAAAGCTGCTTTATTTCTTCATGTGTGAGTTTTTTAAGTTCTTCAGGGATTCCTTTTTTAAGGGTTGAAATTAGAATTTCACCTTCTTTGTTATATAAAAAAACTTCTCCTCCAAGGATGCTTTTGAGTTTAATAAGTGCTTTATCATCTAATAAGCTGTTTTTGTCTAAAACAATATACACAAGTCGTTTAGCATTTTTAGTTTCCAGGTCATCTAAGATTTCTGAGGTGAATGTTATGGACGTATAGGCGAAATAGATGGAGATGAAAATGAATAAAATAGTAAAAGAGATTATAAGTCTCTTAAACATGAAAGTGCTCTTTTAATAATTTATGTAACTCCTGAAAGCTTTTTACATGATATTGAGCATTAAGATCAGGGTTTTTAAAGGCTACCAAAGGGACCCCTAAAGACTTCGTAAGCTCATAATCGATTGCTGTATCTCCCACGTAAAGCGTCTCTTCAGGCTTAACCTGGAAGTGATCAAGTATCATTTTGAGAGCTTCGGGATGTGGTTTGGGTTTTGGGGAAACTAGTGCTGTAACTACTAGGTCAAATAGTTTTTCATAGTCAAAGATTTCCAGGAGCCTTCCCATAGTGGTTGTTCGGTTGGTAGAAATAGCAGTTTTTACTGGAGGACGAATATCAGCTATTAGTTCCCTAATCCCTGGCTCAGGTTTCATTAAATGAATGAAATTTTCATAATTCAAAGTTTTTTGATATGCTAAAGCTTTGTCTATGAGTTCAGGGTGATGTCTAAAAAGATAGCGGACAGAGTTTTCCGCTGTTTGCATATGAACTACACGAAATTCTTCTTCAGTAAGGGGCGCTCTCCCCAAAGCTTGGCAAATAGCATTGTAATAAGCACGGTTTGCTTCTCGAGAGTCAAAGAGCACCCCGTCACAATCAAAAACTAATAATTTTAATACGCTTCCAGTTTCCATTGTCTATTTACGATTTTCACAATGATCATGGAATCTACATCAAGGCCGCAATGATCCTTGGGACTCATGCGATAAATGCCAGACACCCCTACGTAACCGTTAATTTTTTCAAGTTCGTCTCTTATGCCTTCGCGGTTGGTGCCAGCTTTTTTGATAGCCCTTACTAAAAGGTTTATAGCATCCCAGGCGTAACCTGAGTGAGTGTTTATAGGAAACTTACGGTCAAGGTCATAGACTTCTTCATAAAGTTTGACGAAGTGAGCGATAACAGGTTTTTGGGGATCCGAGTCGGGGAGTTCTTTCCAGGCCATAAGTTTGGTGGAGGGCATGAGGTTGCCTTCTGCCGCGGGGCCTGCAAGTTCGATGTATTTGGGGTCAGGGAGTCCATGGCACTGAAAAAGTGGGACTTTAATTCCCAGCCGTTTTACGTCTTTAGCAACAGTAGCTCCTGCAGGGCCAATGGTCCAACATATTATGACGTCAGGTTTTTTAGTCATCAGGCGACGAAGCTGCCCACTCATATCATTATCAGTAGGGTTAAAGCTTTCTTCTGCGACGATCTTTAACCCATATGACGGCGCAAGTTTTTTTAGCCAGCGTTTGCCATCCTGGCCAAAACCGTCAGAGGCCGTGAGAATGGCGATTCGTTTGAGTCCCTTTTGTTGAAGGTAAATATAGATTTTTTTCACCGCGGTGGAGGAGCGCTGAGGGGCCTTAAAAATAAATCTTGCCGTGCCAAATCTTCCACCTTCCATGATTACCGGGTCCCCTCCCACGGTCATGACGATGGGAACACGAGCTCTTTCAACAATCGGCTTAATGGCCATGCCTGTTCCCGTGCGTGTAGGACCAATAAGGGCAACTACTTTGTCAACTTCGATAAGTTTTTTAACGGCCATAACAGCTTTGGTGGGGTCGCCCTCTGTATCTGCCATAATCAACTTGATAGGGCGGCCATTTATGCCGCCGTTTTTGTTTATTTCTGAAACG encodes:
- a CDS encoding radical SAM protein, with amino-acid sequence MWPRLYPHPENLPRLLFADRDGRIYDHPYLLAMGLSGYDVVLPQKEDFIPLPIGSALYVLPDRHPVGFDPEREVPVVLRENPFAPQEPAFAVAGYLAPAHTQLYLAPYVEARPDLPPLPLFSYASVGWHKGRFWAAAFRSDFDHRQEVRFFDEARIARAAQEMLKRFAENRFVRHLVENCVKRYRCPAARNFVLKRFEAPAPCSPSCNARCLGCLSAQPQDGPHIAQERIAFVPKAEEIAEALVPHLKGAKRAMVSFGQGCEGEPLLQAKLIEKAIKLLRAGTSRGTINLNTNASLPEEIGRLRRAGLDSIRVSLSSARDFYYHAYFNPRGYNFSQVKESIKQMKKMGGFVSLNLFVFPGLTDEQDEFEALCEVVSLGVDFIQLRNHAIDPIWYLKKIGFKSTGKCLGIKNLVKKLSRAFPRLCFGYFNPPLR
- a CDS encoding YMGG-like glycine zipper-containing protein, coding for MNKFKKIALFFLPLLFLIGMTSCTTTQQSASYQGASLGAAVGAVAGALLDDGNPWRGAVIGGTMGAVLGGGLAELSSEASASAATTGQPVVYRQGNTVVEATPLNYNQQTKCHKVRKRIWQNGQLVQDHVEEVCEAQKVTNSYF
- a CDS encoding M20/M25/M40 family metallo-hydrolase — encoded protein: MINTERLKTFFLELASIESPSRKEGRLARYLKEKFESLGAKCLFDNSSTKTGSEVDNLFVKINPSRRPLLFFAAHMDTVEPCSSPKIIFENNVFRTDGRTILGADDKSAIAILLEIAHILKEKGLDIPVEFVFTTCEEIGLLGAKYLDYSLLNAPFGYALDSEDPEDLINKAPEAIRFKIKVLGKAAHAGINPEAGINAIKLAAQALVGINLGRIDPETTANIGLIKGGQATNIVPEEVVLEGEVRSHSHEKLEKQWKHILSNFQQVEENYPKMEQDRPRIQYEKRQDYPLMSVPKEHQAIKLAMEAAQKISHHLRLTITGGGSDANIFNAQGFPCVILGTGMRKVHSTEEYLPFDDFMKACRLSLEILLTAARQS
- the hslV gene encoding ATP-dependent protease subunit HslV, which translates into the protein MKGTTIIAIKKDGKVVVAGDGQVSLGDTVIKQKARKVRRLYHGKVVVGFAGATADALTLFERLEKKLEEYGGQLVRAVVELAKDWRTERTLRRLEAMLIACDKNHMFLLSGAGDVMEPDDQVLAIGSGGTMALAAAKALLKHTSLSAREIALEAMQIAASICVYTNDQIVVEEL
- the flgM gene encoding flagellar biosynthesis anti-sigma factor FlgM, whose translation is MKIENLYQKFNVQTEQVKQAQGEIQKAAVENKKPPVQQDRVELSQTAKDIQKVEKALKATPDVRTEKIRAIKEQIEAGTYQVDSKKIANAMLTDLIKDMG
- a CDS encoding tyrosine recombinase; its protein translation is MSVADFLAYLKNEKRVSQHTFRAYEADLRQLAAHLGKDPAQASLAEVRLYLAKLAKELDRVSLARKISAFKTYFRFLKKRGELKDERLLFLKGPKTPRKLPHVLNVDESFALVSFPKGASFLAVRDRAILEILYGGGLRVSELCALSLDDILMDLQVLRVKGKGNKERLAPFGSKAKEALEQYLSAREDFLRKKKKETRHLFLNIRGEPLTTRSVHRIVKKYALMLGLVEVSPHTLRHSFATHLLEAGADLRVIQEMLGHARLATTQRYTHLDFSRLANIYDKAHPRAKKQD
- the hslU gene encoding ATP-dependent protease ATPase subunit HslU produces the protein MKELTPRQIVAELDKYIIGQDKAKKAVAIALRNRWRRQQVPPPLSEEIYPKNIILIGPTGVGKTEIARRLAKLSNSPFLKIEATKFTEVGYVGRDVESMIRDLVHIAVEMVREEEQKRVQEKAAYLAEERILDLLLPSTPETEREAFSSTREKFREKLRRGELDDKYVEIELAGKPTPMVEVFAATGLEDLEQQLRDMMGSLFPKRPKRKRMKVKEALELLKQEEANKLVDMDKVTKEAIRRVETSGIIFIDEIDKIAARAGAGSSPDVSREGVQRDLLPIVEGTTVNTRYGMVRTDHILFIASGAFHVAKPSDLIPELQGRFPIRVELDPLTEEDFVRILTEPENALVKQYKALLETEGVTLEFTPEGINEIARIAFEVNERTENIGARRLYTVMEKLLEDISFEAPDVAPTKVVITAEYVREKLVDIAKDLDLSRFIL
- a CDS encoding alanine-zipper protein, with the protein product MKRVKKWLGMAGLATLLLVPIGCNTCPKQEDKALMQEAIQAAQEAKAAAAQCQNLQETLARIEAAAQRAEAAAQTATMAAQRADAAANRAAQAAAKADTAATKIERVFEKSLTK
- a CDS encoding acylphosphatase, giving the protein MAKKRVHVYISGRVQGVWFRAYTKEEADKLGVKGWVRNLPDGRVEAVFEGDEEAVDAMVRWCHKGSPHARVEKVEVIEEPYTGEFTDFEIRY
- a CDS encoding L,D-transpeptidase family protein, producing the protein MPRICLALERFEWSPDQTVVGELKSHVVGEKDTLLDIARWYDLGYNQISLANPKIDPWIPPKGKKVLIPSEYVLPSIKSGLVVNLAEMRLYFFRNEGGKNVVYTAPIGVGVDGKLTDLGVYTIIRKRKNPAWHVPKSIKEEEPDLPDVVPPGPDNPLGTRALYLSRGAYMIHGTNKPWGIGRRVSHGCMRLYPEDIEALYPLVPVGTPVFIIYEPFKLGIKDGKIYLQAFPDFENKVPSPFEEIMRLANKLKENKRAKVILYWADVRQVLEKKDGIPYLVGEIKEIRDALANR